The following proteins come from a genomic window of Mycobacterium sp. DL:
- the rplQ gene encoding 50S ribosomal protein L17: protein MPKPTKGPRLGGSSSHQKALLANLATSLFEHGRIKTTEPKARALRPYAEKLITHAKKGTLHNRREVMKKIRDKDVVHILFAEIGPFFSDRSGGYTRIIKVEARKGDNAPMAVIELVREKTVTSEADRARRVSSSKTEQPVAAAAAPQAAVEPEAAEGPTADEVEAVDETPIAEEAEVETPGTEETPAEETPAEDDKKS, encoded by the coding sequence TCGTCCTCGCACCAGAAGGCGCTGCTGGCCAACCTGGCCACGTCGCTCTTCGAGCATGGCCGCATCAAGACGACCGAGCCGAAGGCACGGGCGTTGCGTCCGTACGCGGAGAAGCTCATCACCCATGCCAAGAAGGGCACGCTGCACAACCGGCGTGAGGTGATGAAGAAGATCCGCGACAAGGACGTCGTGCACATCCTGTTCGCCGAGATCGGGCCGTTCTTCTCCGATCGCAGCGGTGGCTACACCCGGATCATCAAGGTCGAGGCCCGCAAGGGTGACAACGCGCCGATGGCGGTCATCGAGCTGGTGCGCGAGAAGACCGTGACGTCGGAGGCGGACCGGGCCCGCCGGGTGTCTTCGTCGAAGACCGAGCAGCCGGTTGCCGCCGCGGCGGCGCCGCAGGCCGCTGTCGAGCCGGAGGCCGCGGAAGGGCCCACGGCCGATGAGGTCGAAGCGGTCGACGAGACGCCGATCGCCGAGGAGGCCGAGGTCGAGACCCCGGGCACCGAGGAGACTCCGGCCGAGGAGACTCCGGCGGAGGATGACAAGAAGTCCTAG
- the truA gene encoding tRNA pseudouridine(38-40) synthase TruA, with protein MNMPAIDFGGGHVRLRLDVAYDGTGFAGWASQSGQRTVAGVIEDALSTVFRVPVLVRAAGRTDAGVHASGQVAHVDVPVDALPHAYPRTPRPGDSEFGPLVHRLAKLLTEDVRVVAITRAAPGFDARFSALRRHYVYRLTTAPYGAEPHEARFVTAWPRGLDLDAMAAGARELLGLHDFAAFCRHRDGATTIRELQRLEFTRDGHRIEVHVSADAFCWNMVRSLVGALLAVGERRRDPAWCAALLTATRRSSDFAAAPARGLTLVGVDYPPDGELTARNLITRDVRTADEIG; from the coding sequence GTGAACATGCCCGCCATCGATTTCGGTGGCGGGCATGTTCGTCTGCGTCTCGATGTCGCCTACGACGGAACCGGATTCGCCGGCTGGGCGTCGCAGAGCGGACAGCGAACGGTGGCCGGCGTCATCGAGGACGCCCTGTCGACGGTGTTCCGGGTCCCGGTGCTGGTGCGCGCGGCAGGGCGGACCGATGCCGGCGTGCATGCCAGCGGGCAGGTCGCCCACGTGGACGTGCCGGTTGATGCACTTCCGCACGCCTACCCGCGCACTCCCCGTCCGGGAGACAGCGAGTTCGGTCCGCTGGTGCACCGGCTTGCCAAGCTGCTGACCGAGGACGTCCGGGTGGTCGCGATCACGCGTGCCGCACCTGGTTTCGACGCTCGATTCTCCGCGCTGCGCCGCCACTACGTGTACCGCTTGACGACGGCTCCGTACGGCGCCGAACCACACGAGGCGCGGTTCGTGACGGCGTGGCCGCGCGGACTGGATCTCGACGCCATGGCTGCGGGGGCGCGGGAACTGCTGGGGCTGCACGACTTCGCGGCCTTCTGTCGTCACCGCGACGGCGCGACGACCATCCGGGAGCTGCAGCGGCTGGAGTTCACGCGCGACGGGCACCGGATCGAGGTACACGTGAGCGCCGACGCCTTCTGCTGGAACATGGTGCGATCACTGGTCGGGGCGCTGCTCGCGGTGGGAGAGCGGCGTCGTGACCCGGCGTGGTGTGCCGCGCTGCTCACCGCCACGCGGCGCTCGAGTGACTTCGCGGCGGCGCCGGCCCGGGGGTTGACACTGGTCGGGGTGGACTACCCGCCCGACGGTGAGCTCACTGCACGCAACCTGATCACCCGGGATGTGCGCACCGCCGACGAGATCGGTTAG
- a CDS encoding cutinase family protein: MIGGVIRKLTVAVVLAVSGLIAPAAIPGGATSAIPVASAQSCPQAELIFARGRIESPGAGQIGNALASALREKSGRDIDLYAVKYPADTEVDIGANDMSQRIAYMTANCPDTRLVLGGYSLGAAVTDVVIAVPIAAFGFKNPMPDGADRHIAAVALFGNGSSWVGPIANFTNPALRDRIIELCHGDDPICNPTAPENWQDYWPAHLASAYIGAGMINQAADFIVGRL; the protein is encoded by the coding sequence ATGATCGGCGGGGTGATTCGGAAATTGACGGTTGCGGTCGTTCTCGCTGTTTCAGGACTGATCGCCCCGGCGGCGATCCCCGGTGGTGCGACGTCGGCGATCCCCGTCGCCTCCGCGCAATCCTGTCCTCAGGCTGAGCTGATCTTCGCCCGCGGCCGCATCGAGTCCCCCGGGGCCGGACAGATCGGCAACGCGCTGGCCAGCGCGTTACGTGAGAAGAGCGGCAGGGACATCGACCTGTACGCGGTGAAGTACCCCGCCGACACCGAGGTCGACATCGGCGCCAACGACATGAGCCAGCGCATCGCCTACATGACGGCCAACTGCCCCGACACCCGCCTGGTGCTCGGCGGCTACTCGCTGGGCGCCGCGGTCACCGATGTCGTGATCGCAGTGCCGATCGCCGCGTTCGGCTTCAAGAATCCGATGCCGGACGGCGCCGACCGGCACATCGCCGCGGTCGCGTTGTTCGGCAACGGCAGCAGCTGGGTCGGCCCGATCGCCAACTTCACCAACCCGGCGCTGCGCGACCGGATCATCGAGTTGTGCCACGGCGACGACCCGATCTGCAATCCCACCGCGCCGGAGAACTGGCAGGACTACTGGCCCGCGCATCTGGCGTCCGCCTATATCGGCGCCGGCATGATCAACCAGGCCGCCGACTTCATCGTCGGTCGGCTATGA
- a CDS encoding cutinase family protein, with translation MAATLVLPLPSAAAQPCPDVEVVFARGTSEPAGVGRVGQALADALRPQLGGRTVGTYGVNYPASYDFLNTAVGATDATNRIAFMAQQCPGTRIVLGGYSQGAAVIDMLAGVPPLGNRVGNIGSAPPLPGGLNGNVAAVAVFGNPATKFGNPVSGAGSFAGKAIDLCANGDPICSDGRNPFAHTSYESSPYIAQAAGFAAGRI, from the coding sequence ATGGCCGCCACCCTCGTGCTGCCCCTGCCGAGTGCAGCGGCCCAGCCCTGCCCCGACGTCGAGGTCGTCTTCGCCCGCGGCACCAGCGAGCCCGCGGGCGTCGGCCGCGTGGGCCAGGCCCTCGCCGACGCACTGCGACCGCAGCTCGGCGGCCGCACGGTCGGCACCTACGGCGTCAACTATCCCGCCAGCTACGACTTCCTCAACACCGCGGTCGGCGCCACCGACGCCACCAACCGAATCGCCTTCATGGCCCAGCAGTGCCCCGGCACCCGGATCGTGCTCGGCGGCTACTCCCAAGGCGCGGCGGTCATCGACATGCTGGCCGGCGTTCCGCCTCTGGGCAACAGGGTGGGCAACATCGGATCGGCCCCGCCGCTGCCCGGCGGCCTCAACGGCAACGTCGCCGCGGTCGCGGTATTCGGTAATCCCGCAACGAAGTTCGGCAACCCGGTTTCCGGTGCCGGCTCGTTCGCGGGCAAGGCGATCGATCTGTGCGCAAACGGTGATCCGATTTGCTCGGACGGGCGGAACCCGTTCGCCCACACCAGCTACGAGTCCTCTCCGTACATCGCCCAAGCAGCGGGTTTCGCCGCCGGACGGATCTGA
- a CDS encoding cutinase family protein, with product MKIDLDARPTGRIASFAAAVLTAATMLIAPAVAAPVAHAQGCPDIEVVFARGTDEPAGLGRVGSAFVDSLRGQVGGRSVGAYAVNYPATFDFLQVAAGANDASGHIQYMINNCPNTRLVLGGYSQGAAVIDVIAAIPVPGAGFTNPLPPNTPDFVAAIAVFGNPSTKVGLPLTTSPVWGARSIDLCNAGDPVCGPGDNIPAHSNYVSTGLTNQAAGFVAGRL from the coding sequence ATGAAGATCGATCTTGATGCTCGCCCGACCGGCCGGATCGCGTCGTTCGCCGCGGCCGTCCTCACCGCCGCCACGATGCTCATCGCACCGGCCGTCGCCGCCCCCGTCGCTCACGCCCAGGGCTGCCCGGACATCGAGGTGGTGTTCGCCCGCGGCACCGACGAACCTGCCGGCCTGGGCCGGGTCGGGTCGGCGTTCGTCGACTCGCTGCGCGGTCAGGTCGGCGGCCGCTCGGTCGGCGCCTACGCCGTCAACTACCCGGCCACCTTCGACTTCCTCCAAGTCGCCGCCGGAGCCAACGACGCCAGCGGTCACATCCAGTACATGATCAACAACTGCCCGAACACCCGACTGGTACTCGGCGGGTACTCTCAGGGCGCCGCGGTGATCGACGTCATCGCCGCCATCCCGGTCCCCGGCGCCGGGTTCACCAACCCGCTACCGCCCAACACCCCGGACTTCGTCGCAGCGATCGCGGTGTTCGGCAATCCTTCGACAAAAGTCGGTCTCCCGCTGACCACCAGCCCGGTCTGGGGAGCACGCTCCATCGACCTGTGCAACGCCGGTGACCCGGTGTGCGGACCCGGCGACAACATCCCCGCGCACAGCAATTACGTCTCGACGGGCCTGACCAACCAGGCCGCCGGCTTCGTGGCGGGACGGCTGTAG
- a CDS encoding EamA family transporter → MGLLFAIGSAFAFGSSGPFAKSLMEAGWSPTAAVTARLLGGALAMAAFASVVRPGWWGEARTHARTVVLYGLVPIAGAQLFYYNAVAHLSVGVALLLEYTAPIIVVGWLWATTRRRPTNLTLAGVALAVAGIMLVLGVFGPGGLAGADINAVGVAFGLAAAVCAACYFLMSDKVGGSGPDGEAGLHPITLAAGGLIVGAATVGLIGVAGVMPLTFTADDTVIAGFTTSWLVPVIALALVPTAIAYTLGIIGIAQLRPRFASLVGLSEVMFAVLAAWVLLGEAISVTQGIGGAVVLIGLALARQGDRSEELDDVTWPDAPVVDSPQLAK, encoded by the coding sequence ATGGGCCTACTCTTCGCGATCGGCTCGGCCTTCGCGTTCGGATCGTCGGGACCCTTCGCGAAGTCGCTGATGGAGGCCGGCTGGAGCCCGACCGCCGCGGTCACGGCCCGGCTGCTCGGCGGCGCCCTGGCGATGGCCGCTTTCGCCTCGGTGGTGCGCCCCGGCTGGTGGGGCGAGGCGCGCACCCACGCCCGCACGGTGGTTCTGTACGGGCTCGTGCCGATCGCAGGCGCCCAACTCTTCTACTACAACGCGGTCGCCCACCTGTCGGTCGGCGTCGCGTTGCTGCTCGAGTACACCGCCCCCATCATCGTGGTGGGCTGGCTCTGGGCCACCACCCGACGGCGACCCACAAACCTGACGCTCGCGGGCGTGGCGCTGGCCGTCGCGGGCATCATGCTGGTCCTCGGGGTGTTCGGACCGGGCGGGCTGGCCGGCGCCGACATCAACGCCGTCGGGGTCGCATTCGGCCTGGCCGCCGCCGTCTGCGCGGCCTGCTACTTCCTGATGTCGGACAAGGTCGGCGGGTCGGGACCTGACGGCGAGGCCGGGTTGCACCCGATCACACTGGCCGCCGGTGGGCTCATCGTCGGCGCCGCGACAGTCGGACTGATCGGCGTCGCCGGGGTCATGCCGCTGACCTTCACCGCCGACGACACCGTGATCGCGGGCTTCACCACATCGTGGCTCGTACCCGTCATCGCGCTGGCTCTGGTCCCGACGGCGATCGCCTACACGCTCGGCATCATCGGCATCGCCCAGCTCCGGCCCCGGTTCGCATCGTTGGTCGGCCTGTCCGAGGTGATGTTCGCGGTGCTGGCGGCATGGGTGCTGCTCGGCGAGGCGATCTCCGTGACCCAGGGGATCGGCGGCGCAGTCGTGCTGATCGGTCTCGCGCTGGCCCGCCAGGGGGACCGAAGCGAGGAACTCGACGACGTGACGTGGCCCGATGCGCCCGTTGTCGACTCCCCACAACTGGCGAAGTGA
- a CDS encoding CGNR zinc finger domain-containing protein, protein MLFNHDTELTLRAVCVLINTDRVDGEQLADLAALDDYLATFGWTGRRDHDEAELESVRQLRARLGRLWEIADDEERVVGQVNALLSDTRAAPWLTRHAEMPEWHLHLASIHDPLWQRMGAEMAMALADLIRSGELRRLKVCAAPDCEAVLVDLSRNRSGKFCDTGNCGNRQHVAAYRERRSNK, encoded by the coding sequence ATGCTTTTTAATCATGACACTGAGCTCACCTTGCGGGCGGTGTGTGTGCTGATCAACACCGACCGGGTCGACGGCGAGCAGCTCGCAGACCTCGCCGCCCTCGATGACTACCTGGCCACGTTCGGTTGGACCGGTCGGCGTGATCACGACGAGGCCGAGTTGGAGTCGGTGCGACAACTCCGGGCGCGGCTCGGTCGGCTGTGGGAGATCGCCGATGACGAGGAACGTGTGGTCGGGCAGGTCAACGCCCTGCTCAGTGACACCCGCGCGGCACCCTGGCTGACGCGCCATGCCGAGATGCCCGAATGGCATCTGCACCTCGCTTCGATCCACGACCCGCTGTGGCAGCGGATGGGTGCGGAGATGGCGATGGCGCTGGCCGACCTGATCCGCTCAGGCGAGTTGCGGCGGCTCAAGGTCTGCGCCGCGCCCGACTGTGAGGCCGTGCTGGTCGACCTGTCCCGCAACCGGTCGGGGAAGTTCTGCGACACCGGTAACTGCGGCAACCGTCAGCACGTGGCGGCCTATCGCGAGCGCCGCTCGAACAAGTGA
- the eccB gene encoding type VII secretion protein EccB: MQPTTRLHVSGYRFLVRRMEHALVRGDTRMLDDPIRAQSISLAAGAVLAAVAAAVCAVLALVRPAGELGDSLIVVERETGAMYVRVGDTVHPVFNLASARLVAGTPADPRLVGRRAVESAHRGSLIGIPAAPEKISTPLTAEESVWTVCDDARGETTVIAGPIADGAVAHGPAVLVTPRGGGAATTYLLYDGRRARVDLRHHAVVRALQLDGIVPRPVSEAVLSAIPEAPAIVPPTITAAGSPGPSTLRDHPVGSVLKVPRVDAESSSDTDYFVVLADGVQRIGHVVADLIRYTDARVGEEIPTVGAGLVGTVPVVEELPVATFPDRGGVTDAAVICSRWHSDPAGERSETTVLVGEVTPAPGRPVALAQADADGPAVDSVLVPAGRSAFVYSVGLTGAGQGTGSLFLVDDSGVRYGIRDDDAAGSLGLDSAAAPAPWPLLAVLPQGPELSRSGASVPHDRAIASP, from the coding sequence TTGCAACCTACGACACGCCTGCACGTCAGCGGATACCGGTTCCTGGTGCGTCGGATGGAGCACGCGCTGGTCCGCGGTGACACCCGAATGCTGGACGATCCGATTCGTGCACAATCGATTTCACTGGCCGCGGGAGCGGTGCTGGCCGCCGTCGCCGCGGCAGTCTGTGCCGTCCTCGCGCTGGTGCGGCCGGCCGGCGAACTCGGCGACTCCCTCATCGTCGTCGAACGTGAGACCGGCGCGATGTACGTCAGGGTCGGCGACACCGTGCATCCGGTGTTCAACCTCGCTTCGGCACGGCTGGTGGCAGGTACACCGGCAGACCCGCGCCTTGTCGGCCGCCGGGCGGTCGAGAGCGCCCACCGGGGATCGCTGATCGGCATACCCGCTGCGCCGGAGAAGATCTCGACACCGCTGACCGCCGAGGAATCTGTCTGGACTGTGTGCGACGACGCGCGTGGCGAGACCACTGTCATCGCCGGTCCGATCGCCGACGGTGCCGTCGCGCACGGGCCCGCGGTGCTGGTGACACCGCGGGGCGGTGGCGCCGCCACCACGTACCTGCTCTACGACGGTCGGCGGGCCCGGGTGGACCTGCGTCACCACGCCGTGGTGCGCGCACTGCAACTCGACGGGATCGTCCCGCGACCGGTGTCGGAGGCGGTGCTGTCGGCGATCCCCGAAGCGCCGGCGATCGTCCCGCCGACGATCACCGCCGCCGGCTCTCCGGGCCCCTCCACGCTTCGTGACCACCCGGTCGGATCCGTGCTGAAGGTGCCGCGCGTTGACGCGGAATCATCAAGTGACACAGACTATTTTGTGGTTCTCGCCGACGGTGTGCAGCGTATCGGGCACGTCGTTGCCGATCTGATCCGTTACACCGATGCCCGCGTCGGCGAAGAGATCCCCACGGTGGGGGCAGGCCTGGTCGGCACCGTGCCGGTCGTCGAGGAACTGCCCGTCGCGACCTTCCCGGATCGCGGCGGGGTGACCGACGCCGCGGTGATCTGTTCCCGCTGGCATTCGGATCCTGCCGGGGAGCGGTCCGAAACCACAGTTCTGGTCGGTGAGGTGACGCCGGCGCCCGGGCGTCCGGTTGCGCTGGCGCAGGCCGATGCGGACGGTCCCGCGGTCGATTCCGTGCTCGTGCCCGCCGGACGTAGCGCGTTCGTGTACTCGGTCGGTCTCACCGGTGCCGGACAGGGCACGGGATCGCTTTTCCTGGTTGACGACTCCGGAGTGCGATACGGAATCCGGGACGACGACGCCGCAGGCAGCCTCGGCCTGGATTCCGCGGCCGCGCCGGCGCCGTGGCCGTTGCTTGCGGTGCTTCCCCAGGGACCGGAACTGAGTCGCAGCGGGGCGTCAGTCCCGCACGACCGCGCCATCGCGTCGCCGTAG
- the mycP gene encoding type VII secretion-associated serine protease mycosin: protein MRTTRVVAVIVLALAPVQTAATAAAVTPPPLDDSRLPVAGPPAPPRPTVRYDDCATAPAAPPSGQEPGQLAGIDLSTIWELTRGAGQTVAVIDTGVARHRRLPHLVPGGDYVSTQDGASDCDGHGTLIAGIIGASPDSAAPEAFTGIAPDATILSIRQSSNKFRAADDPAGSGFGDVETLAAAVRTAADLGATVINISSVACLPATAGLDDRALGAALAYAVDLKNVVVVSAAGNVGGPGQCPGHNPREDSESDDVAVVVSPAWYDDHVLTVGSIGPDGAPSEFSLAGPWVDVAAPGEGIVSLAPAADGLVQSMSDGSPLSGTSYAAPVVSAIAALVRARSPELTARQVMARIEATAHRPTGGRDSTVGHGAVDALAAVSDPGSVAPQPVSASPLEDAGSATEVVQAPARTALRGAVLCSGVIAGIIVISAAIERLRRRDGAVVRD, encoded by the coding sequence CGTTGCCGGGCCGCCTGCGCCACCGCGTCCCACCGTCCGGTACGACGACTGCGCCACCGCACCGGCGGCGCCACCTTCCGGGCAGGAACCCGGCCAACTGGCCGGCATCGATCTGTCCACGATCTGGGAGTTGACCCGTGGGGCCGGGCAGACCGTCGCCGTGATCGACACCGGCGTCGCCCGCCATCGACGGCTGCCACATCTGGTCCCCGGCGGGGACTACGTGTCGACCCAGGACGGCGCTTCCGACTGCGACGGCCACGGCACCCTCATCGCGGGAATCATCGGCGCTTCCCCGGATTCCGCGGCACCCGAAGCCTTCACCGGGATCGCACCCGATGCCACGATCCTCTCGATCCGGCAGTCCAGCAACAAGTTCCGCGCTGCTGACGATCCGGCCGGATCGGGCTTCGGCGACGTCGAGACACTCGCTGCGGCGGTGCGCACGGCCGCCGACCTCGGCGCCACCGTCATCAACATCTCGTCGGTGGCATGCCTGCCCGCGACAGCAGGGCTCGACGACCGGGCCCTGGGGGCGGCGCTGGCCTACGCCGTGGATCTCAAGAACGTCGTTGTGGTGAGCGCGGCGGGAAACGTCGGCGGACCCGGCCAGTGCCCGGGCCACAATCCCCGGGAGGACTCCGAATCGGACGACGTCGCGGTGGTGGTCAGTCCGGCGTGGTACGACGACCACGTGCTCACCGTCGGCTCGATCGGGCCGGACGGAGCGCCCTCGGAGTTCAGCCTCGCCGGTCCGTGGGTCGACGTCGCGGCACCGGGCGAGGGCATCGTGTCACTCGCACCGGCAGCGGACGGGCTGGTCCAATCCATGTCCGACGGGTCACCACTGTCGGGAACCAGTTACGCCGCACCGGTGGTGAGCGCGATCGCCGCCCTGGTCCGCGCTCGCTCCCCCGAACTGACGGCCCGGCAGGTCATGGCGCGCATCGAGGCGACCGCACACCGCCCGACCGGCGGCCGGGATTCGACGGTGGGCCACGGTGCGGTCGACGCGCTCGCGGCGGTGAGCGATCCGGGTTCAGTTGCCCCGCAACCGGTTTCCGCCAGTCCTCTCGAGGACGCCGGCAGCGCAACGGAGGTCGTGCAGGCCCCCGCGAGGACGGCGCTTCGGGGAGCGGTCCTCTGCTCGGGCGTCATCGCCGGGATCATCGTGATCTCCGCTGCGATCGAGCGGCTACGGCGACGCGATGGCGCGGTCGTGCGGGACTGA